One Defluviitoga tunisiensis genomic window carries:
- a CDS encoding isocitrate/isopropylmalate dehydrogenase family protein: MHKVTLIPGDGIGPEITQVVIEVFDKLKAPISWEMVDAGAKAIKKYGTPLPEVVLESIKRNKVALKGPITTPVGEGFRSVNVTLREKLNLYANLRPVKSLPGINNKFEKIDLVIIRENTECLYKGIEYSIDESTSCAVRVITRAASEKIAKYAFDYARRHDRKKVTAVHKANIQKLTDGLFLQSIRNISNNYPEVEYEEKIVDNMSMQLVLNPEKYDVIVCPNLYGDILSDLAAGLIGGLGLAPGANIGDEIAVFEAVHGSAPDIAGKGIANPIALLRSSVMLLEYLEEYQLAKKLEFAIEKAVEDKNILTPDLKGKGTTESLKNKIISMLDL, from the coding sequence ATGCATAAGGTAACGTTGATACCTGGTGATGGAATTGGTCCAGAAATAACGCAAGTTGTTATAGAAGTTTTTGATAAACTAAAAGCACCAATATCTTGGGAAATGGTTGACGCAGGTGCTAAAGCTATAAAGAAATATGGGACACCTTTGCCAGAGGTTGTTTTAGAATCTATAAAGAGAAACAAAGTTGCTTTAAAAGGTCCTATTACAACACCGGTAGGAGAAGGATTTCGAAGTGTAAACGTTACTCTAAGAGAAAAATTAAATTTGTACGCCAACCTTAGACCAGTTAAAAGTTTACCTGGAATCAATAATAAATTTGAAAAAATTGATTTAGTGATAATTAGAGAAAATACAGAATGTCTTTATAAAGGAATTGAATATTCAATTGATGAGTCTACTTCTTGCGCTGTAAGAGTTATTACTAGGGCTGCGAGCGAAAAAATAGCAAAATATGCTTTTGATTATGCTCGGAGGCACGATAGAAAAAAAGTAACAGCTGTCCATAAAGCAAACATTCAAAAATTAACTGACGGATTATTTTTACAATCTATCCGAAATATTTCGAATAACTACCCAGAAGTAGAATATGAAGAAAAAATAGTTGATAATATGAGTATGCAACTTGTTTTAAATCCAGAAAAGTATGATGTGATAGTTTGTCCAAATTTATATGGAGACATTTTATCTGATCTTGCCGCTGGACTTATAGGAGGCTTGGGATTAGCCCCTGGGGCAAATATTGGGGATGAGATAGCAGTATTCGAAGCAGTTCATGGTTCAGCTCCAGATATTGCGGGTAAAGGAATTGCTAATCCTATTGCCTTATTACGTTCATCCGTTATGCTTTTGGAATATTTGGAAGAGTATCAACTTGCAAAAAAGTTGGAATTTGCAATTGAAAAAGCTGTAGAAGATAAAAATATTCTCACACCAGATCTAAAAGGAAAAGGTACTACTGAGTCATTAAAAAATAAAATTATCAGTATGTTAGATC
- a CDS encoding 3-isopropylmalate dehydratase small subunit: MQLTGHAHKFGDNVNTDYIISGKYKFATIDMNELAVHLMEDLRPNFYYEIKKGDFIVAGENFGCGSSREQAPLVIKQAGIGAVLAKSFARIFFRNAINIGLPVIEVSTDNIEEGDYIKVDLQKGIVENITKNKILEIHPLSNEMLEILNSGGLVNFYKKYGSLEFRKID, translated from the coding sequence ATGCAGTTGACAGGGCATGCACATAAGTTTGGAGACAATGTAAATACTGATTATATAATATCTGGAAAATATAAATTTGCCACAATAGATATGAATGAATTGGCAGTTCATTTAATGGAGGATTTAAGGCCTAATTTTTATTATGAAATTAAAAAAGGAGATTTTATTGTAGCAGGAGAAAACTTTGGATGTGGTTCCTCTAGAGAACAAGCTCCTCTAGTGATAAAGCAAGCAGGAATTGGTGCGGTTTTAGCTAAATCATTTGCTCGTATTTTTTTTAGAAATGCTATAAATATAGGTTTACCTGTTATAGAAGTTTCAACCGATAATATCGAAGAAGGTGATTACATAAAAGTGGATTTACAAAAAGGAATTGTAGAAAACATTACAAAAAATAAGATTTTAGAGATACACCCTCTTTCTAATGAGATGTTAGAAATTTTAAATTCAGGTGGACTTGTGAACTTCTATAAAAAATATGGTTCTTTAGAATTCAGAAAGATTGATTAA